One [Clostridium] saccharolyticum WM1 DNA segment encodes these proteins:
- a CDS encoding iron-containing alcohol dehydrogenase has protein sequence MARFTLPRDLYHGKGALEELKNIKGKKAIVVVGGGSMKRFGFLDRVEACLKEAGMEVKLFEGVEPDPSVDTVMKGAEIMREFEPDWIVAIGGGSPIDAAKAMWAFYEYPETSFEDLCIPFNFPTLRTKARFCAIPSTSGTATEVTAFSVITDYKKGIKYPLADFNITPDIAIVDPDLAETMPQKLTAHTGMDAMTHAVEAYVSTLHCDYTDPLALHAIKMIHNDLIDSFNGDKEARARMHNAQCLAGMAFSNALLGIVHSMAHKTGAAYSGGHIVHGCANAMYLPKVIKFNSKAPEAAKRYAEIARFIGLQGGDENELVDALITEIRYMNKKLDIPTCIKEYEGGIIDEAEFNEKLVSVAELAVGDACTGSNPRPITPAEMEKLLTCCYYDKEVDF, from the coding sequence ATGGCTAGATTTACATTACCGAGAGACTTATATCACGGAAAGGGAGCCCTAGAAGAGCTTAAGAATATAAAAGGCAAAAAGGCGATCGTGGTGGTCGGCGGCGGTTCCATGAAACGTTTTGGATTTCTTGACAGGGTAGAAGCCTGCCTGAAGGAAGCCGGAATGGAAGTAAAGCTGTTTGAAGGCGTAGAACCGGATCCCAGTGTGGATACGGTGATGAAGGGCGCCGAAATAATGAGGGAGTTTGAACCGGATTGGATCGTTGCCATCGGCGGAGGTTCTCCTATTGATGCGGCAAAGGCTATGTGGGCATTTTATGAGTATCCGGAAACCTCATTTGAAGACTTATGTATTCCCTTTAACTTCCCGACATTAAGGACAAAAGCAAGATTCTGCGCGATTCCGTCTACTTCCGGTACGGCTACCGAGGTAACGGCATTCAGCGTAATAACAGATTATAAAAAAGGAATCAAGTATCCCCTGGCAGATTTCAATATCACACCGGATATTGCCATCGTTGATCCGGATCTGGCGGAGACCATGCCTCAGAAGCTGACTGCTCATACCGGTATGGATGCCATGACTCATGCGGTGGAAGCTTACGTATCCACGCTTCACTGTGATTACACGGATCCTCTGGCACTTCATGCAATCAAGATGATACATAATGATCTGATCGACTCCTTTAACGGGGACAAGGAAGCCCGTGCCCGTATGCATAATGCCCAGTGTCTGGCTGGTATGGCATTTTCCAATGCTTTATTAGGCATTGTTCACTCCATGGCTCATAAGACAGGGGCCGCTTATTCCGGCGGACATATTGTCCATGGCTGTGCAAACGCCATGTACCTGCCAAAGGTAATCAAGTTTAATTCCAAGGCTCCGGAGGCCGCTAAGCGCTACGCAGAGATTGCCCGCTTTATCGGTCTGCAGGGAGGAGATGAGAATGAACTGGTGGATGCATTGATTACAGAGATCCGTTACATGAATAAAAAGCTGGATATTCCAACCTGTATCAAGGAATATGAAGGCGGAATCATTGACGAAGCAGAGTTCAATGAGAAATTAGTGTCAGTAGCTGAGCTGGCAGTAGGTGATGCATGCACCGGCTCCAATCCAAGGCCTATCACTCCGGCTGAGATGGAGAAACTGCTGACCTGTTGTTACTATGATAAAGAGGTAGATTTTTAA
- a CDS encoding sirohydrochlorin cobaltochelatase, whose translation MKQAILVVSFGTSYHDSREKTIEAIEQDIKETFTKYEVRRAFTSRIIIGILKKRDNIYIDSVDEALEKLAAEGFERVIVQPTLVMGGEEYDTILAAVKQYENRFRRIVCGKPLLSEEEDFKRLIRVMAEDTKEYDREGTEILFMGHGTEHEANVCYSRLKEIFRENGYGRYHVGTVEAEPGLKTVKEEVKKTDSSRIVLQPLMIVCGDHAHNDMAGEDKDTWKSQLESEGYQVVCRLKGMGELEGVRRLFLDHAGEARKRLEAMG comes from the coding sequence ATGAAGCAGGCGATTTTAGTGGTGAGCTTTGGCACCAGTTATCATGATAGCAGAGAAAAGACTATAGAAGCCATTGAACAGGACATCAAAGAAACATTTACGAAATATGAGGTGCGCCGGGCATTTACCAGCCGGATCATCATAGGAATCTTAAAAAAGCGGGATAACATCTACATAGACAGCGTGGATGAGGCTTTGGAGAAATTAGCAGCGGAAGGCTTTGAGCGTGTGATCGTTCAGCCCACCCTGGTCATGGGCGGGGAAGAATACGACACCATTCTGGCCGCTGTAAAACAGTATGAGAACCGGTTCCGCCGGATCGTATGCGGAAAGCCGCTGCTTTCTGAGGAGGAGGACTTTAAAAGGCTTATCCGTGTGATGGCAGAGGATACAAAGGAATATGACAGGGAAGGAACGGAAATCCTATTCATGGGACATGGAACGGAGCATGAAGCCAATGTTTGTTATTCCCGCCTGAAGGAGATCTTCCGGGAGAACGGATATGGCAGGTATCATGTGGGTACTGTAGAAGCAGAGCCAGGCTTGAAAACCGTAAAGGAAGAAGTGAAAAAAACCGATTCCAGCCGTATCGTACTGCAGCCCCTTATGATCGTGTGCGGCGACCATGCTCATAATGACATGGCAGGAGAGGATAAGGATACCTGGAAGAGCCAGTTGGAGTCTGAAGGCTATCAGGTGGTCTGCCGGTTAAAGGGTATGGGAGAATTGGAGGGAGTCCGCCGGCTGTTTCTGGATCATGCAGGAGAAGCCAGAAAGAGGCTGGAGGCAATGGGATGA